From Rhodamnia argentea isolate NSW1041297 chromosome 10, ASM2092103v1, whole genome shotgun sequence, a single genomic window includes:
- the LOC115742802 gene encoding aspartic proteinase CDR1-like, with amino-acid sequence MAMKKLSFPCLLLISFALLITTFCATARSPSSRQGFTAHLIHRDHIHHPGKHPAQRYTDAFRRAFARVQRHFEMNVPIPPSFHLDTVQSEILPDNGEYLLKLSIGTPPFDVYAIADTGSDLFWTHCLPCDRCYPQKKPKYNPKSSSTYRDVACPSQQCHLVDNTVCASPSNTCNYTYGYAGGLTKGILGTETLTFASTMGPPVTLPNVVFGCGRNNTGAFSDTEMGLVGLGKGPVSLISQMGTSFGGRRFSQCLVPFHTPPTITSKMSFGSGSEVSGPGTITTSLVALQDPTCYGVTLYGISVGSTYLPFSSSGASTKGNMFLDSGTPPTIVPRDFYNRLEAEVKRVVKLPPIDDPQLRPQLCYGRDVLAKGPVLTAHFDGKADVELKQTSTFIEAKDGIFCFAMTPTDSPGGIFGNFAQADYLIGFDLDKNTISFKSTDCTKL; translated from the coding sequence ATGGCAATGAAGAAGCTCTCTTTCCCTTGTCTACTTCTCATCTCTTTCGCTCTACTCATAACGACCTTCTGCGCCACCGCAAGGTCACCGTCTTCGAGACAGGGTTTCACTGCTCATCTCATCCACCGCGACCACATCCACCACCCTGGCAAACATCCTGCACAGCGTTACACCGATGCGTTCCGACGCGCCTTTGCCAGGGTCCAACGCCATTTCGAGATGAATGTTCCTATCCCGCCTTCGTTCCATCTCGATACAGTTCAGTCCGAAATCCTCCCGGACAACGGGGAATATCTCCTGAAGTTGTCGATAGGTACCCCACCTTTCGACGTCTACGCCATCGCCGATACCGGTAGCGACCTCTTCTGGACTCACTGCCTCCCCTGCGATCGGTGCTACCCTCAGAAAAAGCCCAAGTACAACCCGAAATCGTCATCCACATACCGCGACGTCGCTTGCCCGTCCCAACAGTGCCACCTTGTGGACAACACCGTGTGCGCTTCTCCCTCCAACACGTGCAACTACACCTACGGATACGCCGGTGGCCTGACAAAGGGCATCCTCGGGACGGAGACACTGACCTTCGCATCCACCATGGGGCCGCCAGTTACGCTGCCGAACGTAGTGTTCGGCTGCGGCCGCAACAACACTGGGGCCTTCAGCGACACCGAGATGGGACTCGTCGGGCTCGGGAAGGGCCCCGTCTCACTCATCTCACAGATGGGCACGTCGTTCGGGGGCAGGCGGTTCTCTCAGTGCCTGGTCCCCTTCCACACCCCGCCGACCATCACGAGCAAGATGAGCTTCGGCAGCGGCAGCGAGGTCTCAGGGCCCGGCACCATCACGACCAGCCTTGTAGCCTTGCAAGACCCGACCTGCTATGGTGTGACCCTATACGGGATAAGCGTCGGGAGCACCTACCTGCCTTTTAGCTCTTCTGGGGCGAGCACGAAGGGGAACATGTTCCTCGACTCGGGGACACCTCCGACGATCGTGCCGAGAGATTTCTACAACAGGTTGGAAGCGGAAGTGAAGAGAGTGGTGAAATTGCCGCCCATCGACGACCCTCAGCTAAGGCCACAACTATGCTACGGGAGGGACGTGCTGGCGAAGGGGCCGGTGCTGACGGCGCATTTCGACGGCAAAGCGGACGTGGAGTTGAAGCAAACGAGCACGTTCATAGAGGCTAAGGATGGCATATTTTGCTTCGCCATGACTCCCACTGACAGTCCTGGTGGGATATTCGGCAACTTTGCTCAGGCTGATTATTTGATCGGTTTTGACCTCGATAAGAATACTATTTCTTTCAAGTCAACCGACTGCACCAAGCTGTGA
- the LOC115742746 gene encoding cell division cycle 20.2, cofactor of APC complex-like, with protein sequence MDAGSAHSSSNMTRCPLQEQFLQRRNSRENLDRFIPNRSAMDFDYAHYMLTEGRKGKENPAVSSPSREAYQKLLAETLNMNRTRILAFKNKPPTPIELIPHELASAQPAKPTKPRRYIPQTSERTLDAPDLVDDYYLNLLDWGSSNKLSIALGNTVYLWNASDSSTSELVTIDEENGPVTSVSWAPDGRHIAVGLNNSEVQLWDSSDNRLLRTLRGGHRSRVGSLAWNNHILTTGGMDGQIVNNDVRVRSHIVETYRGHTQEVCGLKWSASGQQLASGGNDNVLHIWDKSMASSNSPTQWLHRLEEHTAAVKALAWCPFQGNLLASGGGGGDRTIKFWNTHTGACLNSLDTGSQVCALLWNKNERELLSSHGFTHNQLTLWKYPSMVKMAELTGHTSRVLFMAQSPDGCTVASAAGDETLRFWNVFGVPEVAKPAPKANPEPFAHLNRIR encoded by the exons ATGGATGCAGGATCTGCCCACTCTTCATCGAATATGACTCGTTGCCCGCTTCAAGAACAGTTTCTGCAGAGGAGGAATTCTCGAGAAAAC CTGGACAGATTTATACCtaatcgatcggccatggatTTCGATTATGCGCACTACATGCTGACTGAAGGGAGGAAGGGGAAGGAGAATCCAGCGGTGAGTTCCCCGTCTAGAGAGGCCTACCAGAAGCTACTGGCAGAAACACTCAACATGAACCGGACTCGAATCCTTGCTTTCAAGAACAAGCCCCCAACCCCCATAGAGTTGATCCCACATGAACTCGCTTCTGCCCAGCCTGCCAAGCCAACAAAACCCCGCCGATACATTCCTCAG ACCTCAGAAAGGACATTGGATGCTCCCGACCTTGTGGATGACTACTACCTGAATTTGTTGGACTGGGGAAGCAGCAATAAACTTTCAATTGCCCTGGGGAATACAGTTTATCTCTGGAATGCTTCAGATAGCTCTACCTCAGAACTTGTAACCATCGACGAAGAAAACGGCCCAGTTACCAGTGTCAGCTGGGCCCCAGATGGTCGCCACATTGCTGTCGGGTTGAACAATTCTGAAGTACAGCTATGGGATTCTAGTGATAATAGACTG CTAAGGACTTTGAGAGGTGGCCACAGATCTCGGGTTGGGTCTCTGGCATGGAACAATCACATCCTTACAACAGGAGGAATGGATGGACAGATCGTCAATAATGATGTGAGAGTGAGATCTCACATTGTTGAGACCTACAGGGGTCACACCCAGGAGGTTTGTGGGTTGAAATGGTCAGCATCAGGACAGCAATTAGCTAGTGGAGGGAATGATAACGTCCTCCACATTTGGGACAAGTCCATGGCATCTTCCAATTCACCCACCCAATGGCTTCACCGGCTCGAAGAACACACGGCCGCTGTTAAAGCCCTTGCCTGGTGTCCCTTCCAGGGGAATTTGCTGGCTtctggtggaggtggaggtgatCGAACCATAAAGTTTTGGAACACCCACACTGGCGCGTGCTTAAACTCTCTGGATACCGGTTCCCAGGTCTGTGCTCTGCTATGGAACAAGAATGAGAGAGAGTTGCTTAGCTCTCATGGATTTACTCATAATCAGCTCACTCTTTGGAAGTACCCTTCAATGGTAAAGATGGCAGAGCTGACTGGTCATACTTCTAGAGTGCTTTTCATGGCTCAG AGTCCGGATGGTTGCACTGTAGCATCGGCTGCAGGGGATGAAACACTCAGGTTTTGGAATGTGTTTGGTGTTCCGGAAGTGGCTAAACCAGCTCCAAAAGCTAATCCCGAGCCTTTTGCTCACTTGAATCGCATTCGCTAA
- the LOC115742753 gene encoding uncharacterized protein LOC115742753, translating to MERKVMVICSVVGFLGLLSAATGFGAEATRIKGSEVHSTAPTQCVYPWSPALPLGLTAAVALMIAQVIINVATGCICCGKHPNPSNSYWTMALVFFVVSWFTFIIAFLLLLTGAALNDQHGEDSIYFGNYYCYVVKPGVFAGGAILSLASVSLGILYYLSLTRAKDDGRLWGTSASNQGVGGIALGRPQFPPQSSTQGPVFVHEDTYIRRQFT from the exons atggaGAGGAAGGTGATGGTGATATGTAGCGTCGTGGGTTTCTTGGGGCTCCTCTCAGCTGCCACGGGTTTTGGCGCAGAAGCCACTCGGATTAAG GGTTCTGAAGTGCATTCCACGGCTCCTACGCAATGTGTGTATCCCTGGAGTCCAGCTCTGCCACTTGGGTTAACTGCCGCTGTGGCTCTTATGATAGCTCAAGTAATAATCAATGTGGCAACCGGTTGTATTTGCTGCGGAAAGCACCCGAATCCATCAAATTCTTACTGGACAATGGCATTGGTCTTCTTTGTTGTTTCCTG GTTCACATTTATCATAGCGTTTCTTCTGCTGCTCACGGGTGCTGCACTCAATGATCAACACGGTGAAGATAGCATCTATTTTGGTAACTACTACTGCTATGTTGTCAAACCAGGTGTCTTTGCCGGAGGTGCTATCCTATCACTTGCTAGTGTTTCCCTTGGGATTTTATATTATCTCTCCCTAACGCGGGCAAAGGATGATGGGCGGCTGTGGGGTACCTCTGCTTCTAACCAAGGTGTTGGAGGTATTGCTTTGGGACGACCCCAGTTTCCACCACAGAGCAGCACTCAGGGACCCGTTTTTGTACACGAAGATACATACATTCGACGGCAATTCACTTGA
- the LOC115742748 gene encoding aspartic proteinase CDR1-like: MAMKKLSSPCLLLICFALLITSFCATVRSSSSRQGFTAHLIHRDHIHHPGKPPSQRYADAFRRSFARVQRRFDMYVPIPPSFHLDMAQSEILPDNGEYVLKVSIGTPPFDVYAIADTGSDLFWAQCLPCDQCYPQKKPKYNPQSSSTYRDVACPSQQCHLLDTTSCAPPSNTCNYTYGYASTSLTKGVLATETLTFASTVGPPVKLPNVVFGCGHNNTGVFNDNEMGIVGLGKGPVSLISQIGTSFGGRRFSQCLVPFHTPPTVTSKMSFGSGSEVSGSGTVTTSLVALQDPTYYFVTLDGITVGSTYLPFNSSGAGAITKGNMFLDSGTPPTIVPRDFYNRLEAEVKRVVKLPPIDDPQLRPQLCYGSDVLAKGPVLTAHFDGKADVELKQTSTFIEAKDGIFCFAMTPTDSPGGIFGNFAQTDYLIGFDLDRNTVSFKPTDCTKL, translated from the coding sequence ATGGCGATGAAGAAGCTCTCTTCCCCTTGCCTACTCCTCATCTGTTTCGCTCTACTCATCACATCCTTCTGCGCCACCGTGAGGTCCTCTTCGTCGAGACAGGGTTTCACTGCCCATCTCATCCACCGCGACCACATCCACCACCCCGGCAAACCTCCTTCGCAGCGCTATGCCGATGCGTTCCGACGCTCCTTTGCTAGGGTCCAACGCCGTTTCGACATGTACGTTCCTATCCCGCCTTCATTCCATCTCGACATGGCTCAGTCCGAAATTCTCCCGGATAACGGCGAATATGTCCTCAAGGTGTCGATAGGGACCCCGCCCTTCGATGTCTATGCCATCGCCGATACCGGCAGCGACCTCTTCTGGGCTCAGTGCCTCCCTTGCGATCAGTGTTACCCTCAGAAAAAGCCCAAGTACAACCCGCAATCGTCCTCCACATACCGCGACGTCGCTTGCCCATCCCAGCAGTGCCACCTCCTGGACACCACCTCCTGCGCTCCTCCCTCCAATACGTGCAACTACACCTACGGATACGCTAGTACGTCCCTGACGAAGGGCGTCCTCGCGACAGAGACGCTGACCTTCGCATCCACCGTGGGGCCGCCAGTGAAGCTCCCAAACGTAGTGTTTGGCTGCGGCCACAACAACACCGGCGTCTTCAACGACAACGAGATGGGGATTGTCGGGCTCGGGAAAGGCCCCGTCTCGCTCATCTCACAGATAGGCACGTCGTTCGGGGGCAGGCGGTTCTCTCAGTGCCTAGTCCCCTTCCACACCCCGCCAACCGTCACGAGCAAGATGAGCTTCGGCAGCGGCAGCGAGGTCTCAGGGTCCGGCACAGTCACGACCAGCCTCGTGGCCTTGCAAGACCCGACCTACTACTTCGTGACTCTGGACGGGATCACCGTTGGGAGCACCTACCTGCCTTTTAACTCTTCTGGGGCGGGCGCCATCACGAAGGGGAACATGTTCCTTGACTCAGGGACGCCTCCGACGATCGTGCCGAGGGATTTCTACAACAGGTTGGAAGCAGAGGTGAAGAGAGTGGTGAAGTTGCCACCCATCGACGATCCTCAGCTAAGGCCGCAGCTGTGCTACGGGAGCGACGTGCTGGCGAAGGGGCCGGTGCTAACGGCGCATTTCGACGGCAAAGCGGACGTGGAGTTGAAGCAGACGAGCACGTTCATAGAGGCTAAGGATGGCATATTTTGCTTCGCCATGACTCCCACTGACAGCCCAGGTGGGATATTCGGCAACTTCGCTCAGACTGATTATTTGATCGGGTTCGACCTCGATAGGAATACTGTTTCTTTCAAGCCAACAGACTGCACCAAGCTTTGA
- the LOC115742756 gene encoding late embryogenesis abundant protein At5g17165-like encodes MAAISRSSGIAAIGKRVVSRIWSPISPSPHPSSPALRRAAHTSVYDKNPEDQVAPSVVPDEVIEAPSDKYWAPHPKTGVFGPATDDHLRAHGELPNPGDAESSVLEHTAWFRPTSLEDLEKPPHH; translated from the exons ATGGCCGCCATCTCGAGGAGTTCTGGGATCGCGGCAATCGGCAAGCGAGTCGTCTCTCGGATCTGGAGCCCCATCTCCCCCAGCCCACATCCTTCCTCTCCTGCtctcag GAGAGCTGCTCACACGTCCGTGTATGACAAGAACCCCGAGGATCAAGTCGCGCCGAGCGTGGTCCCCGATGAAGTGATCGAGGCTCCGTCTGACAAGTACTGGGCTCCACACCCCAAGACTGGGGTGTTTGGCCCTGCGACTGACGATCACCTCCGAGCCCACGGCGAGCTTCCCAATCCTGGGGATGCCGAGAGCTCGGTGCTGGAGCACACAGCCTGGTTCCGCCCCACTAGCCTCGAGGATCTTGAGAAGCCTCCTCACCATTAA
- the LOC115742755 gene encoding late embryogenesis abundant protein At5g17165-like, whose protein sequence is MAVAVGFWIGLHPPVSLSLSLSIKRGGCFLTGRSLIFPLRSITSSSSSSSSARREDSFCMAAASRSSGIAGIGKRVVSQIWSPISPNPAPSSLALRRAAHTSVYDKNPEDQVAPSAVPDEVIEAPSDKYWAPHPKTGVFGPATDLHLRAHGELPKPGNAESSVLEHTAWFRPTSLEDLEKPSHH, encoded by the exons ATGGCAGTGGCAGTTGGGTTTTGGATCGGGCTTCACCCAcccgtctctctctcgctctctctctctataaagcGAGGGGGCTGCTTCCTGACTGGACGGTCACTCATCTTCCCTCTTCGATCCAttacttcttcatcttcttcatcttcttcggcaCGCAGAGAAGATAGCTTTTGTATGGCCGCCGCCTCGAGGAGTTCTGGGATCGCGGGAATCGGCAAGCGAGTCGTCTCTCAGATCTGGAGCCCCATCTCCCCCAACCCTGCTCCTTCCTCTCTTGCtctcag GAGAGCTGCTCACACTTCCGTGTATGACAAGAACCCCGAGGATCAAGTTGCACCGAGCGCGGTCCCCGATGAAGTGATCGAGGCTCCATCCGACAAGTACTGGGCTCCGCACCCCAAGACTGGGGTGTTTGGGCCTGCGACTGACCTTCACCTTCGAGCCCACGGCGAGCTTCCCAAGCCCGGGAATGCTGAGAGCTCGGTGCTGGAGCACACAGCCTGGTTTCGCCCCACAAGCCTCGAGGATCTTGAGAAGCCTTCCCACCATTAA